A region of Lacinutrix sp. Hel_I_90 DNA encodes the following proteins:
- a CDS encoding nuclear transport factor 2 family protein codes for MNYYITLLFLVFSGSVSAQTVAETEVKQTITTFFEGFHKQDSTIIKRVVFKDIVLQSIGNNKEGLLQLETQDFSEFLKAIVSIPKDQKFEEKLLSYNIQIDGSMAHVWTAYEFWYNGQFSHCGVNSFHLIKENDQWQIFYLVDTRRREDCKN; via the coding sequence ATGAATTATTATATAACACTCTTATTTCTTGTTTTTTCTGGAAGTGTTTCTGCCCAAACAGTTGCTGAAACAGAAGTAAAACAAACCATTACTACTTTTTTTGAAGGGTTTCATAAACAAGATAGTACTATTATTAAACGTGTTGTTTTTAAAGACATCGTACTTCAGTCTATTGGAAACAACAAAGAAGGACTCCTGCAGCTAGAAACACAGGATTTTTCAGAATTTTTAAAAGCCATTGTTTCCATTCCGAAAGACCAAAAATTTGAAGAAAAACTTTTGAGTTATAACATTCAAATAGATGGAAGCATGGCGCATGTTTGGACTGCGTACGAATTTTGGTACAACGGACAGTTTAGTCATTGTGGCGTGAATTCATTTCATCTGATCAAAGAAAACGACCAGTGGCAGATTTTCTATTTAGTAGATACGCGAAGGCGGGAAGATTGTAAAAATTAA
- a CDS encoding collagen-like protein, producing MKRILTVISVVALLLTSCEGPQGPPGRDGFNGFDGFDGADGGLIVSSAFEIEVNFNAANNYEIFEPYGFEVFPSDVTLVYILWDTIDGQDIWRLTPQNVFFNTGILTYNFDFTQSDVRLFLDGTIDFATLDPSYTQNQIFRIVVVPADNVDGLKNLDISDIESVMTYRKVESFKKK from the coding sequence ATGAAACGAATTTTAACAGTAATCTCAGTAGTCGCCTTATTATTAACGTCTTGCGAAGGACCTCAAGGCCCTCCGGGAAGGGATGGCTTTAATGGTTTCGATGGTTTTGATGGTGCTGATGGCGGCCTTATTGTTTCCAGTGCTTTTGAAATAGAAGTGAATTTTAACGCCGCTAACAATTATGAGATTTTCGAACCATATGGATTTGAAGTTTTCCCTTCGGACGTGACTTTAGTTTATATACTATGGGATACCATTGATGGCCAAGACATCTGGAGATTAACGCCACAAAATGTGTTCTTTAATACTGGTATATTGACCTATAATTTTGATTTCACACAAAGTGATGTTAGACTGTTTTTGGATGGCACCATCGATTTTGCGACCCTAGATCCTTCTTACACACAAAATCAAATTTTTAGAATCGTTGTTGTTCCTGCTGATAATGTTGATGGATTAAAAAATCTGGATATTTCAGATATTGAATCGGTTATGACCTATAGAAAAGTAGAAAGTTTCAAGAAAAAATAA
- the dnaK gene encoding molecular chaperone DnaK: MSKIIGIDLGTTNSCVSVMEGNEPVVIPNAEGKRTTPSVIAFVEGGEIKVGDPAKRQAVTNPTKTVYSIKRFMGNKYSESKKEAERVPYKVVKGDNDTPRVDIDGRLYTPQELSAMILQKMKKTAEDYLGTSVTEAVITVPAYFNDAQRQATKEAGEIAGLKVRRIINEPTAAALAYGMDKKGTDQKIVVFDFGGGTHDVSILELGDGVFEVLSTDGDTHLGGDDVDQKIIDWLADEFNNEEGMDLRKDPMSLQRIKEAAEKAKIELSSSEQTEINLPYITATASGPKHLVRTLTRSKFEQLIDDLVKRTIEPCQTALKAAGLSKSDIDQIILVGGSTRIPAVQEAVEKFFGKAPSKGVNPDEVVSLGAAIQGGVLTGDVKDVLLLDVTPLSLGIETMGNVMTKLIEANTTIPTKKSQVFSTAADNQPSVEIHVLQGERAMAGDNKTIGRFHLDGIPPAQRGTPQIEVTFDIDANGIIKVSATDKATNKTQDIRIEASSGLTEEEIKAMKADAEANADADAKAAENAKKLNEADSMIFQTEKQLTEFGDKLSDDKKKTIEDALAELKTAYETKDIAVIEPALEKINEAWKVASEEMYKAQADAQGGAPEEGGPTDAGAGAKGQAASESDVEDVDFEEVK, from the coding sequence ATGAGTAAGATTATTGGAATCGATTTAGGAACTACCAACTCTTGCGTTTCTGTAATGGAAGGTAACGAGCCAGTAGTTATCCCAAATGCAGAGGGGAAAAGAACAACACCATCGGTGATTGCCTTTGTAGAAGGTGGAGAAATTAAAGTTGGAGACCCAGCAAAAAGACAAGCGGTAACAAACCCAACTAAAACAGTTTATTCAATTAAACGTTTTATGGGTAACAAGTATTCTGAGTCTAAAAAAGAAGCAGAACGCGTACCTTATAAAGTAGTAAAAGGAGATAATGACACACCACGTGTTGATATTGATGGTCGTTTATATACGCCACAAGAATTATCTGCAATGATACTTCAAAAAATGAAAAAAACGGCTGAAGATTACTTAGGTACTTCAGTAACTGAAGCAGTAATTACTGTTCCTGCATACTTTAATGATGCACAACGTCAAGCGACTAAAGAAGCTGGTGAAATTGCAGGTTTAAAAGTACGTCGTATTATCAACGAGCCAACAGCTGCAGCTTTAGCTTATGGTATGGACAAAAAAGGAACAGACCAAAAAATCGTTGTATTTGATTTTGGTGGTGGAACACATGATGTTTCTATCCTAGAATTAGGTGATGGTGTTTTTGAAGTATTATCAACAGATGGTGATACGCACTTAGGTGGTGATGATGTTGACCAGAAAATTATTGATTGGTTAGCTGATGAGTTTAATAACGAAGAAGGAATGGATTTAAGAAAAGATCCAATGTCTTTACAACGTATTAAAGAAGCTGCAGAAAAAGCGAAGATTGAATTATCTTCTTCTGAGCAAACAGAAATCAATTTACCATATATCACAGCAACTGCAAGTGGACCAAAACACTTAGTACGCACATTAACACGTTCTAAATTTGAGCAGTTAATAGACGATTTAGTAAAAAGAACAATAGAGCCTTGTCAAACCGCTTTAAAAGCAGCAGGTTTATCAAAATCTGATATTGACCAGATTATATTAGTAGGTGGTTCTACACGTATTCCAGCAGTACAGGAAGCGGTAGAAAAATTCTTTGGAAAAGCACCAAGTAAAGGCGTAAACCCTGATGAAGTTGTTTCTTTAGGTGCAGCGATTCAAGGTGGAGTACTTACAGGAGATGTTAAAGATGTATTACTTTTAGATGTAACACCTTTATCATTAGGTATTGAAACAATGGGTAACGTTATGACGAAACTTATTGAAGCCAATACGACAATTCCAACAAAGAAATCACAAGTATTCTCAACGGCAGCAGACAATCAGCCTTCAGTAGAAATTCACGTATTACAAGGTGAAAGAGCTATGGCTGGCGATAACAAAACGATTGGACGTTTTCACTTAGACGGTATTCCACCAGCACAAAGAGGAACACCTCAAATTGAAGTAACTTTCGATATTGATGCCAACGGAATCATTAAGGTTTCAGCTACAGATAAAGCAACAAACAAGACACAAGATATTCGTATTGAAGCGTCTTCGGGTTTAACTGAAGAAGAAATTAAAGCGATGAAAGCTGATGCTGAAGCAAACGCAGATGCCGATGCAAAAGCAGCAGAAAATGCTAAGAAATTAAACGAAGCAGATTCTATGATTTTCCAAACGGAAAAGCAACTAACTGAATTTGGTGATAAATTATCTGATGATAAGAAAAAAACAATCGAAGATGCTTTAGCTGAATTAAAAACAGCATACGAAACTAAAGATATTGCAGTTATTGAGCCAGCGTTAGAAAAAATTAACGAAGCTTGGAAAGTAGCAAGTGAAGAAATGTACAAAGCACAAGCAGATGCACAAGGTGGAGCACCAGAAGAAGGTGGACCAACAGATGCAGGAGCTGGTGCTAAAGGTCAGGCAGCAAGCGAAAGCGATGTTGAAGACGTAGACTTCGAAGAAGTAAAGTAA
- a CDS encoding RluA family pseudouridine synthase — MIQQSKILSTKDNLQVIYEDNHIIVVNKRAGDIVQGDKTGDKPLSDVVKEYIAEKYNKPGNVYLGTVHRLDRPTTGLVIFSKTSKALPRLNKLFVSKDISKTYWALVKNEPEKTSDTLIHWLRKNPKNNKSTAYSKEVPESKKAILHYKTLKALDNYYVLEVNLETGRHHQIRSQLSSIGCPIKGDLKYGFDRSNKDASISLHARNIQFIHPVSNEALNITAPLPKDPIWDACL, encoded by the coding sequence GTGATCCAGCAATCAAAAATACTATCCACTAAAGACAACCTTCAGGTCATCTACGAAGACAACCACATCATCGTAGTAAACAAGCGTGCTGGAGACATTGTACAAGGGGATAAAACGGGCGACAAGCCTTTGAGTGATGTGGTAAAAGAGTACATTGCTGAGAAATACAATAAACCTGGGAATGTGTATTTAGGAACGGTTCACAGGCTTGACCGGCCCACTACAGGCTTGGTTATTTTTTCTAAAACCAGTAAAGCCTTACCGCGTTTAAATAAATTATTTGTGTCTAAAGACATTTCTAAAACCTATTGGGCTTTGGTTAAAAATGAGCCTGAGAAGACCAGTGATACTTTAATACATTGGTTACGTAAGAATCCTAAAAACAACAAATCAACAGCTTACAGTAAAGAAGTGCCAGAAAGTAAAAAGGCGATTCTGCATTATAAAACACTAAAAGCTTTAGATAACTATTATGTCTTGGAAGTTAATCTTGAAACTGGCCGGCACCATCAAATTCGTTCACAACTCTCTAGTATTGGTTGCCCCATAAAAGGAGATCTAAAATATGGTTTCGATCGTAGTAATAAAGATGCCAGTATTAGTTTACACGCTAGAAACATACAATTCATTCACCCGGTATCTAATGAGGCTCTAAATATTACAGCGCCTTTACCAAAAGATCCTATTTGGGACGCTTGCTTGTAA
- a CDS encoding L-serine ammonia-lyase: protein MECISVFDMLKIGVGPSSSHTLGPWRAAERWLYELKDADVFNDVNRVTVDLYGSLSLTGKGHATDLALMLGLSGSDPERIPTETIDIIIASVNNTQKLVLNNEKIIGFNPKTDIIFNREFLPFHANGLTFQAFSDEKCLHSSTFYSIGGGFVVKEERTVHKENKELKKEFPFPVDKASELLAFCIAENKAISEIVYENEKSLRTEENIDFELNRIWQTMLECMFIGCHTEGNLPGGLNVRRRAFDMHKSLNIEAPYSSPQDWLLSIRQSEVKFRQILKWVSCFALSVNEVNAALGRVVTAPTNGSAGVIPSVLMYYLVIENHDADFSHIKKFLLVASEIGSLFKKGATISAAMGGCQAEIGVSSAMAAAALCELLGGSPEQVMIAAEIAMEHHLGLTCDPIAGLVQIPCIERNSMGAIKAINAAELALGTDPKNVKVPLDKVIDTMWETAKDMNTKYKETSEGGLAVRVSLSDC, encoded by the coding sequence ATGGAATGTATTTCGGTTTTCGACATGTTAAAGATAGGTGTAGGGCCTTCTAGTTCACATACCTTAGGGCCATGGCGTGCTGCTGAACGCTGGTTGTATGAGTTGAAAGATGCAGACGTTTTTAACGATGTTAATCGAGTAACTGTTGATCTATACGGTTCATTGTCATTAACTGGAAAAGGACACGCGACAGACCTAGCACTTATGTTAGGGCTAAGTGGCTCAGATCCAGAGCGCATTCCTACAGAAACGATTGATATTATTATTGCTTCGGTTAATAATACCCAAAAATTAGTTTTAAACAACGAAAAAATAATAGGTTTTAATCCGAAAACGGATATAATATTCAATAGAGAATTTCTTCCCTTTCATGCCAACGGCCTTACTTTTCAAGCTTTTTCAGATGAAAAATGCTTACATAGTTCAACCTTCTATTCTATTGGGGGTGGTTTTGTTGTAAAAGAAGAACGTACAGTACATAAAGAAAATAAGGAATTGAAAAAGGAATTCCCCTTTCCCGTTGATAAAGCGTCTGAGTTATTAGCCTTTTGTATTGCTGAAAATAAAGCCATTTCTGAAATTGTTTACGAAAATGAAAAATCACTTCGTACTGAAGAAAATATCGATTTTGAATTAAACAGAATCTGGCAAACCATGTTAGAGTGCATGTTTATAGGCTGTCATACGGAAGGCAATTTACCTGGAGGCTTAAATGTACGGCGTCGTGCTTTCGATATGCATAAAAGTTTAAATATTGAAGCCCCTTACAGTAGCCCTCAAGATTGGCTACTAAGTATTAGACAAAGCGAAGTAAAATTCAGACAAATTTTAAAATGGGTAAGTTGTTTTGCTTTGAGTGTGAATGAAGTAAATGCTGCTTTAGGTCGTGTAGTCACTGCTCCTACTAACGGTAGCGCAGGTGTTATTCCGTCTGTTTTAATGTATTATCTCGTGATTGAAAATCATGACGCTGATTTTAGTCATATTAAAAAATTCTTGTTGGTCGCTAGTGAAATTGGGAGTCTCTTTAAAAAGGGAGCCACAATAAGCGCTGCAATGGGAGGCTGTCAGGCCGAAATTGGCGTATCATCAGCCATGGCAGCTGCCGCACTATGTGAATTATTAGGAGGCTCTCCTGAACAGGTTATGATTGCCGCCGAAATTGCTATGGAACATCACTTAGGGTTAACTTGCGATCCTATTGCTGGTTTGGTTCAGATTCCATGCATAGAAAGAAACTCTATGGGCGCCATAAAAGCGATAAATGCTGCTGAATTAGCCTTGGGAACAGATCCTAAGAATGTAAAAGTACCTTTAGACAAAGTTATTGATACCATGTGGGAAACTGCAAAAGATATGAATACTAAGTATAAGGAAACCTCTGAAGGTGGTCTGGCCGTTAGAGTGAGTTTGTCGGATTGTTAA
- the panB gene encoding 3-methyl-2-oxobutanoate hydroxymethyltransferase: MSVAKNDYKRITVKTLVDMKSKGTKISMLTAYDYTMAKIVDGAGIDVILVGDSASNVMAGHETTLPITLDQMIYHASSVIRATERALVVVDLPFGSYQSDPKEALRSAIRIMKESGGHAVKMEGGREVKDSIKRILNAGIPVMGHLGLTPQSIYKFGTYTVRAKEDEEAQQLKDDALMLERAGCFAIVLEKIPAKLAEEVAKSVSIPVIGIGAGNGVDGQVLVTHDMIGMTHEFNPRFLRRYMNLYEDMTQAFNQYGKDVKSGDFPNDSEQY; this comes from the coding sequence ATGTCAGTAGCTAAAAACGATTATAAAAGAATTACAGTAAAAACTTTGGTCGATATGAAATCCAAAGGCACAAAAATCTCCATGCTTACCGCCTATGATTATACGATGGCAAAAATTGTTGATGGTGCTGGTATTGATGTCATTTTAGTTGGTGACTCTGCGAGTAACGTTATGGCTGGTCACGAGACCACCTTACCCATTACGCTTGATCAAATGATTTACCATGCCTCTTCTGTTATTCGTGCTACGGAACGTGCTTTAGTGGTTGTAGATTTACCTTTTGGAAGTTACCAAAGTGATCCTAAAGAAGCCTTGCGTTCTGCCATTCGTATTATGAAAGAATCTGGAGGACATGCTGTAAAAATGGAAGGTGGCCGTGAAGTAAAAGACTCTATTAAACGTATTTTAAATGCTGGTATTCCTGTTATGGGACATTTAGGCTTAACACCACAATCCATCTATAAATTTGGAACTTATACCGTTAGAGCAAAGGAAGACGAAGAAGCGCAACAGCTTAAAGATGATGCCTTAATGTTAGAACGGGCGGGTTGTTTTGCTATCGTTTTAGAAAAAATTCCTGCGAAACTGGCGGAAGAAGTCGCTAAAAGCGTCTCTATTCCTGTTATTGGTATTGGAGCAGGTAATGGTGTTGACGGCCAAGTACTAGTCACTCATGACATGATTGGAATGACGCACGAATTTAATCCGCGGTTTTTACGTCGCTATATGAATTTATACGAAGACATGACCCAGGCGTTTAACCAATATGGCAAAGATGTTAAGAGTGGTGATTTTCCAAATGACTCCGAACAATATTAA
- a CDS encoding DUF4377 domain-containing protein has protein sequence MKKIIHLLFISIVLSSCSKDDDSLNTMEVLWVDSQYSTCINFLGEEYPCLSIQSNAIIVENAWTYHHGIEGFDYQEGFIYRILIKREKLKDEYIDGPSYRSYLIKVLSKEEI, from the coding sequence ATGAAAAAAATTATACATTTATTATTTATATCTATAGTATTGTCTTCATGCAGTAAAGATGATGATTCTTTAAATACTATGGAAGTTTTATGGGTAGACTCACAATATTCAACGTGTATAAATTTTTTAGGTGAAGAATATCCATGTTTGAGTATTCAATCTAATGCCATTATTGTGGAGAATGCATGGACATATCATCATGGTATTGAAGGCTTTGATTATCAAGAAGGTTTTATTTATAGGATATTAATAAAACGTGAAAAACTGAAAGATGAATATATTGATGGTCCTAGCTATAGGTCTTATTTAATAAAAGTCTTAAGCAAAGAGGAAATATAA
- a CDS encoding aldehyde dehydrogenase, translated as MIPELLQSQKDYFNTDETKTVSFRKQALKRLKAELIKRETAIISALEKDFKKPAFESVLTETQVVLSELEFSIKNINSWAKPKRVMPALMNFPSTDRLYSEPYGAVLIIAPWNYPYQLAMAPLIAAIAAGNTVILKPSELTTHTADLLNAIITSVFKPEHVSVVQGGVDVSTKLLAQKWDYIFFTGSVNVGKIVAKAAAKHLTPVTLELGGKNPCIIDATANIQLTAKRIVWGKFVNAGQTCIAPDYILIHQSKKEAFYKAMRTEIKKAYSNNPKASEDFARIINQNNFDRLAKMLVNENCCIGGETDAKTNYIAPTLIDEPKLDCEVMKDEIFGPILPVISYDDISEIDAIINSYAKPLSLYVFSTDNKKAEKLITKFSFGGGCINDTVIHFVNHRLPFGGVGNSGIGAYHGKLSFDTFSHKKAVVKKANWLDLPVRYAPYNGKLKWVRTVLKWL; from the coding sequence ATGATTCCTGAATTATTGCAATCGCAAAAAGACTATTTTAATACTGATGAAACCAAAACTGTTTCTTTTAGAAAACAAGCTTTAAAACGTTTAAAAGCTGAATTAATTAAACGTGAAACTGCTATTATTTCTGCATTAGAGAAGGATTTCAAAAAACCCGCTTTTGAATCGGTGTTAACAGAGACGCAAGTCGTATTATCTGAATTAGAGTTTAGCATTAAAAACATTAATAGTTGGGCGAAGCCAAAGCGCGTAATGCCGGCTTTAATGAATTTCCCTTCTACAGACCGATTGTATTCTGAACCTTACGGAGCAGTACTCATTATAGCACCTTGGAACTACCCGTACCAACTGGCTATGGCACCATTAATTGCGGCTATTGCTGCAGGAAACACTGTTATTCTGAAACCTAGTGAATTAACAACACATACTGCAGACTTATTGAATGCTATTATTACATCTGTATTTAAACCAGAACATGTTAGCGTTGTGCAAGGTGGTGTAGACGTCTCAACAAAACTCCTCGCTCAAAAATGGGATTATATTTTCTTTACTGGCAGTGTAAACGTTGGTAAAATAGTAGCCAAAGCCGCTGCAAAGCATTTAACACCCGTTACTTTAGAGTTAGGAGGTAAAAACCCCTGTATTATTGACGCTACTGCTAATATACAGCTGACTGCCAAGCGCATTGTTTGGGGTAAATTCGTGAATGCCGGACAAACTTGTATTGCTCCAGATTATATTTTAATCCACCAATCTAAAAAGGAAGCCTTCTATAAAGCCATGCGAACGGAAATTAAAAAGGCTTACTCTAATAATCCAAAAGCTTCTGAAGATTTTGCCCGCATTATAAACCAGAATAATTTTGACCGTTTGGCAAAGATGTTGGTTAATGAAAACTGTTGTATTGGAGGAGAAACAGATGCAAAAACCAACTACATCGCTCCTACTCTTATAGACGAACCGAAGTTAGATTGCGAAGTGATGAAAGACGAGATTTTTGGGCCTATTCTTCCTGTTATTTCTTACGATGATATTAGTGAGATCGATGCTATTATAAACAGCTATGCCAAACCTTTGTCTTTATACGTTTTTAGTACAGACAACAAAAAAGCAGAAAAACTAATTACCAAATTCTCTTTTGGAGGGGGCTGTATTAATGACACGGTTATTCATTTTGTAAATCACAGATTACCCTTTGGAGGTGTTGGCAATAGTGGTATAGGGGCTTATCATGGTAAATTATCTTTCGATACGTTTTCTCATAAAAAAGCTGTCGTT
- a CDS encoding Brp/Blh family beta-carotene 15,15'-dioxygenase, which produces MSKLYSILIYLSFLGLWITSIVPAEFEILLGFMLIFSFGILHGANDILLINVISNHKKKDSFLKVLIVYLLTVFSAVALFYFIPLVALILFILFSAYHFGEQHWESKVLGVSKTISHTYYFVYGLFLFMLLFIFNTTEVIEVIKAITRYTVNDNTIIYSFAATAYILLFIAVRLFYKSSAFKAIALRESFNLLVFTLIFKVSTLIWGFAIYFILWHSIPSLFEQISFIYGRFSKVNVVSYVKRAFPYWLISLIGMAIVIFVFQEEKLLYAIIFSFIAAVTFPHAIVITKMFKQKKNAIK; this is translated from the coding sequence ATGAGTAAACTGTACAGTATTCTTATTTATCTGAGTTTTCTAGGTTTATGGATCACTTCTATAGTACCGGCCGAGTTTGAGATATTACTTGGTTTTATGTTAATCTTTTCTTTTGGAATTTTACATGGTGCAAATGACATATTATTAATTAATGTGATATCAAACCACAAGAAAAAAGATTCCTTTTTAAAAGTATTAATCGTTTACTTATTAACTGTATTCTCTGCTGTAGCACTGTTTTATTTTATACCGCTAGTAGCCCTTATTTTGTTTATTTTATTCAGTGCCTATCATTTTGGAGAACAACATTGGGAAAGCAAAGTGTTAGGGGTATCAAAAACAATAAGTCACACTTATTATTTTGTTTACGGATTGTTTCTATTCATGCTATTATTTATATTTAATACTACAGAAGTCATTGAAGTTATTAAAGCGATAACCAGATATACTGTAAATGATAATACTATAATTTATAGCTTTGCAGCTACCGCATACATTTTATTATTTATCGCCGTGCGCCTCTTTTATAAATCTTCAGCTTTTAAAGCTATAGCACTAAGAGAATCATTTAACCTGTTGGTTTTCACCCTTATATTTAAAGTCTCTACTTTAATTTGGGGGTTTGCAATTTATTTTATTCTATGGCATAGTATTCCTTCCCTTTTTGAGCAAATTAGCTTTATATATGGGCGATTTAGTAAGGTAAATGTTGTTTCTTACGTAAAAAGAGCCTTTCCATACTGGTTAATATCTTTAATTGGTATGGCAATAGTCATTTTTGTTTTCCAGGAAGAAAAACTACTATATGCAATTATATTTTCTTTTATAGCAGCTGTTACATTTCCACACGCAATAGTTATAACTAAAATGTTTAAACAAAAAAAAAACGCAATCAAATGA
- a CDS encoding bacteriorhodopsin-like, whose amino-acid sequence MTNLLLFFEGPSKLDPTDYVGFTFFVGCMAMMAASVFFFLSLNQFNKKWRTSVLVSGLITFIAAVHYFYMRDYWFANVESPTFFRYVDWILTVPLMCVEFYLILKVAGAKTGLMWRLIVLSVIMLITGYFGEAVFPGQAALWGAISGVAYFVIVYDIWLGSAKKLAVAAGGDILKTHKILCWFVLVGWAIYPLGYMLGTEGWYTNILGTGSVDVVYNIADAINKIGFGLVIYALAVKKNEVV is encoded by the coding sequence ATGACAAATTTATTGCTTTTCTTCGAGGGACCTTCAAAACTGGATCCAACAGATTATGTTGGCTTTACATTTTTCGTTGGTTGTATGGCCATGATGGCTGCTTCAGTATTTTTCTTTTTATCATTAAATCAGTTTAATAAAAAATGGAGAACGTCTGTATTAGTTTCGGGACTTATTACGTTTATTGCTGCTGTGCATTACTTTTACATGAGAGACTATTGGTTTGCAAATGTAGAATCTCCAACGTTCTTTAGATATGTAGATTGGATTTTAACCGTACCACTAATGTGTGTGGAATTTTACTTAATACTAAAGGTGGCAGGTGCAAAAACCGGTTTAATGTGGAGACTAATAGTGTTATCTGTTATCATGCTTATAACAGGTTATTTTGGTGAAGCCGTTTTCCCAGGACAAGCCGCACTTTGGGGTGCTATATCTGGAGTGGCCTATTTTGTAATTGTTTATGACATTTGGTTAGGTAGCGCAAAAAAACTTGCGGTTGCTGCTGGAGGAGATATTTTAAAAACACACAAGATCCTGTGTTGGTTTGTACTAGTAGGATGGGCAATCTATCCATTAGGTTATATGTTAGGAACAGAGGGCTGGTATACAAATATATTAGGTACCGGTAGCGTAGATGTTGTCTATAATATCGCGGATGCCATAAATAAAATTGGTTTCGGACTGGTTATTTATGCTCTTGCTGTCAAAAAGAATGAAGTCGTTTAG